The following coding sequences lie in one Methanooceanicella nereidis genomic window:
- a CDS encoding histidinol phosphate phosphatase domain-containing protein, with amino-acid sequence MIDLHTHTTFSDGELIPSELVRRAKVMGYTGIAITDHADPSNLEFLIEAAKKARYLENAYEITVATGVEITHVPPAYIPALARRAKELGAEIVVVHGETPAEPVMPGTNMAAAGCGDVDIIAHPGFITEEEARKAASNGIHLEITARKGHNMTNGHVARIAEISGVGLVVDTDSHAPDDLISSDRAFKVALGAGLSRRDAERALNNSKDLLGKIVKNRC; translated from the coding sequence ATGATAGATCTCCACACGCATACCACTTTTAGTGACGGGGAACTCATACCCAGCGAACTTGTAAGAAGGGCCAAAGTCATGGGCTATACGGGCATCGCTATCACTGACCATGCCGACCCGTCAAACCTGGAGTTCCTCATAGAAGCGGCAAAAAAAGCCAGATATCTTGAAAATGCTTATGAGATCACTGTAGCGACTGGCGTGGAGATCACACATGTGCCGCCCGCGTACATCCCGGCACTGGCACGCAGGGCAAAAGAGCTGGGAGCAGAGATAGTCGTGGTCCATGGCGAGACGCCGGCAGAGCCGGTGATGCCCGGAACTAACATGGCTGCCGCAGGCTGCGGCGATGTGGATATCATAGCCCATCCCGGATTCATTACAGAGGAAGAGGCGAGGAAAGCTGCTTCTAACGGGATCCATCTGGAGATCACCGCAAGAAAAGGGCATAATATGACCAACGGGCATGTGGCCCGGATAGCGGAAATAAGCGGAGTAGGGCTCGTTGTCGATACTGATTCTCACGCCCCTGACGACCTTATATCCAGCGATAGGGCTTTTAAGGTCGCGCTTGGCGCAGGTTTATCCAGGCGTGACGCGGAGCGCGCGCTAAATAATTCGAAAGATTTATTAGGCAAAATCGTTAAAAATAGATGCTAA
- a CDS encoding DUF835 domain-containing protein — MTNERILVVEDESIVAKDLQNRLIKLGYQVPAMASSGEEAIKKAEDLKPSLILMDIMLKGEMDGIQAAEYVHSNLDIPVIFLTAYADENTLKRAKITEPFGYILKPFEERELVTAIEIALYKHQMEKKLKESQELYRDLVENQGEGIGIIDQDEKFVFANPAEEAIFGVPSGGLIGRMLGDFADRQKVASILEQTKKRSNGEAESYEIDITRHDDEKRNLLITSTPKYDKKGRYCGAFAIFQDITKRKLMEKELRLKNRDLMIISSIASTINRANNIQDMLKDVLKGAMVLTGADAGAIYLYEKEDKTKMTLQTSTYSTDAGSALSHRSSLPRNFSIDGNKVVYGEKGREHISGLFDEEVYSIYVPILVKGESIGVIVMYTINPVPEGADKSAELLSIGSQLGIAIDNHLMMKKIQDDSRYLSDIINESPDAMLTVDKNGMILSFNKSASRLLGYLKDEMVGKHLSSLLPDGSMPELDETKSYVREFKCSDGSEITLNISTSRLYKDNIEFGFIITLKNLSEIVGLKIAPIKETAVDTEQLYQFDPGFIYLFDKSVDGRYMEIFADQVKHNIQGLCISRKNPKNIRQMYGLEKTPVVWLNSSDSVAGENCIKPDNLTGLTATLHKFLMEAEDGIILLDGMEYLMTRNSYESLLKFIHFINDRVMQSRCRVFFCIDTLALDERQYHILRSEMLEFEDHSNERPLRTRAGQTSH; from the coding sequence ATGACGAATGAACGGATACTTGTCGTTGAAGATGAGAGCATTGTCGCAAAAGACCTGCAAAACCGGCTAATAAAGCTGGGATATCAGGTCCCTGCGATGGCCTCGTCGGGAGAGGAAGCGATCAAGAAGGCGGAAGACCTGAAGCCGAGCCTCATCCTGATGGACATCATGTTAAAAGGAGAGATGGATGGTATACAGGCCGCGGAATATGTGCATTCCAACCTTGACATACCGGTCATATTCTTAACCGCATATGCGGATGAGAACACATTAAAGAGGGCAAAGATCACGGAGCCTTTCGGCTATATATTGAAGCCGTTCGAGGAAAGGGAACTGGTCACAGCCATCGAGATAGCCCTTTATAAGCATCAGATGGAGAAAAAGCTGAAAGAGAGCCAGGAGCTTTACAGGGACCTGGTCGAGAACCAGGGAGAAGGCATAGGCATCATAGACCAGGATGAAAAGTTCGTTTTTGCCAATCCTGCTGAGGAGGCCATTTTCGGGGTGCCCTCCGGCGGGCTTATAGGAAGGATGCTTGGTGATTTCGCAGACCGCCAAAAGGTCGCGTCCATTCTTGAGCAGACCAAAAAACGCAGTAATGGAGAGGCGGAATCTTATGAGATAGATATTACGCGCCATGATGACGAGAAGCGTAACCTCCTTATCACCAGTACCCCGAAATACGATAAAAAAGGACGATATTGCGGAGCGTTCGCGATATTCCAGGATATTACGAAACGAAAGCTCATGGAAAAAGAGCTTCGGCTGAAAAACAGGGACCTTATGATCATAAGCTCCATTGCATCCACGATAAACAGGGCGAACAACATACAGGATATGTTGAAAGATGTCCTTAAGGGGGCAATGGTGCTAACAGGCGCTGATGCAGGAGCGATATACCTGTATGAGAAGGAAGATAAGACCAAGATGACCTTGCAGACGAGCACCTATAGCACGGACGCAGGTTCCGCCCTCAGCCACAGGTCCTCCTTACCGAGGAATTTTTCGATAGACGGGAATAAGGTCGTATACGGGGAGAAAGGACGGGAACATATAAGCGGGCTGTTCGATGAGGAAGTATATTCGATATATGTGCCCATACTCGTAAAAGGCGAATCCATAGGCGTCATAGTCATGTATACGATCAATCCGGTCCCGGAGGGTGCCGATAAGTCGGCCGAATTACTCAGCATAGGATCTCAACTGGGCATTGCCATAGATAATCATCTCATGATGAAAAAGATACAGGATGACAGCCGCTACCTTTCGGACATTATCAACGAGTCCCCGGATGCGATGCTCACGGTTGACAAGAACGGAATGATACTCTCTTTCAACAAGAGCGCCTCAAGGCTTCTCGGATACCTGAAGGACGAGATGGTCGGCAAACATCTTTCATCGCTGCTCCCGGACGGTTCGATGCCGGAACTTGACGAGACAAAGAGCTATGTCAGGGAGTTCAAGTGCAGCGACGGCAGCGAGATCACGCTGAACATCTCGACTTCCAGGCTGTACAAGGATAACATTGAGTTCGGTTTTATTATAACGTTAAAGAACCTCTCTGAGATCGTGGGGCTAAAGATAGCGCCTATAAAAGAGACTGCGGTTGATACAGAGCAGCTTTATCAGTTTGACCCGGGCTTCATATATCTCTTCGACAAATCTGTGGACGGGCGGTATATGGAGATCTTTGCAGACCAGGTGAAGCATAATATACAGGGGCTTTGTATCTCGAGGAAGAACCCGAAGAACATAAGGCAGATGTATGGCCTTGAGAAGACGCCGGTCGTATGGCTCAACAGCAGTGACAGCGTCGCAGGGGAGAATTGCATCAAGCCTGATAACCTGACAGGGCTCACCGCCACGCTGCACAAATTTTTAATGGAGGCGGAAGACGGCATTATACTGCTCGACGGAATGGAATACCTCATGACCAGGAACAGCTATGAGTCGCTGTTAAAGTTCATCCATTTCATAAACGACAGGGTCATGCAAAGCCGGTGCAGAGTATTCTTCTGCATTGACACGCTGGCGCTGGATGAAAGGCAGTACCATATACTACGAAGTGAAATGCTGGAGTTCGAGGACCACAGCAATGAGAGGCCTCTCAGGACAAGGGCGGGGCAGACGTCACATTAA
- a CDS encoding signal recognition particle subunit SRP19/SEC65 family protein, giving the protein MQKEEMKQNKKIIIWPIYLDLSRTRNEGRLTPKEFSVKSPKASEIVKAADNLGLHPEIYQNKVHPSIWWEKTGYVAIDNIGPKSDLLRRIGKEIIRMRGGKQ; this is encoded by the coding sequence ATGCAAAAAGAAGAGATGAAACAAAATAAAAAAATAATCATATGGCCGATCTATCTCGACCTTAGCAGGACAAGGAATGAAGGAAGGCTAACGCCCAAAGAGTTTTCCGTTAAGTCCCCTAAAGCCTCGGAGATCGTGAAGGCGGCCGATAACTTAGGCCTCCACCCCGAGATATACCAGAATAAGGTACACCCTTCGATCTGGTGGGAAAAGACGGGTTATGTGGCCATAGATAACATAGGCCCCAAGAGTGATCTGCTGCGAAGGATCGGCAAGGAGATCATCAGGATGAGAGGGGGCAAGCAGTAG
- a CDS encoding transcription initiation factor IIB, translating to MEKIREIERREVSKEKTLEKMKKESEKTGETEERILECPECGSRQLVHDYERAELVCNECGLVVDEDFIDMGPEWKAFDHDQRMKRSRVGAPMTFTIHDKGLSTMIDWRNRDSYGKSISSKNRAQLYRLRKWQRRIRVSNATERNLAFALSELDRMASALGLPRNIRETSAVVYRKAVSKNLIRGRSIEGVAAAALYAACRQNGVPRTLDEIAEVSRVSRKEIGRTYRFISRELGLKLMPTSPIDYVPRFCSGLSLKGEVQSKAVEILRQAAEKELTSGRGPTGVAAAAIYISSILCGERRTQREVANVAGVTEVTIRNRYKELAEELDIEIIL from the coding sequence ATAGAGAAGATTAGAGAGATAGAAAGACGAGAGGTCAGCAAAGAAAAGACCCTCGAAAAAATGAAAAAAGAATCAGAGAAGACCGGTGAGACTGAAGAGAGGATACTGGAATGCCCGGAATGCGGCTCGCGCCAACTGGTACACGATTATGAAAGAGCGGAACTGGTTTGTAACGAATGCGGCCTGGTCGTAGATGAAGATTTCATAGATATGGGACCCGAATGGAAAGCATTCGACCATGACCAGCGCATGAAGAGGTCAAGAGTAGGCGCGCCAATGACATTTACCATTCACGATAAGGGATTGTCGACTATGATAGACTGGAGGAACAGGGACTCCTATGGTAAGTCCATATCCTCCAAGAACAGAGCACAGTTATACCGTCTGAGAAAATGGCAGAGGCGTATCAGGGTATCCAATGCGACAGAAAGGAACCTCGCCTTCGCATTGTCCGAACTGGACAGGATGGCATCCGCACTTGGTCTGCCCCGTAACATAAGAGAGACTTCTGCGGTCGTCTATAGAAAGGCAGTATCCAAGAACCTCATACGCGGCAGAAGCATCGAAGGCGTCGCAGCGGCGGCACTGTATGCGGCATGCAGACAGAACGGCGTTCCGAGGACACTTGACGAGATTGCAGAAGTGTCGAGAGTAAGCAGAAAAGAGATCGGCCGTACATACAGGTTCATCTCCAGAGAGCTTGGATTAAAGCTAATGCCCACATCGCCCATCGACTATGTCCCGAGATTCTGCTCCGGATTATCCCTGAAGGGAGAGGTCCAGAGCAAGGCAGTGGAGATCCTCAGGCAGGCCGCGGAAAAAGAGCTTACGAGCGGCAGAGGACCGACAGGCGTGGCAGCGGCGGCGATCTACATATCCTCGATCCTTTGCGGAGAAAGAAGGACTCAGAGAGAGGTCGCTAACGTAGCCGGGGTCACTGAAGTCACCATCCGTAACAGGTATAAGGAACTTGCAGAAGAGCTGGACATTGAAATAATCCTGTAA
- a CDS encoding sulfite exporter TauE/SafE family protein translates to MEPFNIILLFLSGLISGAFGGMIGIGGSTLLVPILTLAMGMPVHTVIPIGLLNNIAVSSSAVLKYHKMGLLHKNTVMIMNIGSVPGIIAGTYIASISTDTTIKLIFGGFLLVVLMQALIRKDGGENVTMEEPENIDKKGFSILGFFMGLLGALLGIGGGVIAVPVQVHQFKVPLRNAIANSLGTIVLASSLGALIYISINAGRLFSPDDVIESIIFIAPGSIIGATLSAKTSKRLPERYIKYIFYATVAYIAYRMITSGLGM, encoded by the coding sequence ATGGAGCCTTTTAATATCATCCTGCTATTCCTTTCCGGCCTCATTTCAGGAGCTTTCGGTGGCATGATAGGCATCGGAGGCTCCACGCTGCTGGTGCCGATATTAACGCTTGCTATGGGCATGCCTGTGCATACCGTGATACCGATCGGTCTTTTGAATAATATAGCCGTATCCTCGTCAGCGGTGCTTAAGTATCATAAAATGGGGCTGTTGCATAAAAATACAGTGATGATAATGAACATAGGCTCGGTGCCGGGCATTATAGCGGGCACGTACATCGCTTCGATCAGCACTGACACTACGATTAAACTGATATTTGGCGGTTTTCTTCTGGTAGTACTCATGCAGGCGCTGATAAGGAAAGACGGTGGCGAGAATGTTACTATGGAAGAGCCTGAAAACATTGATAAAAAAGGATTTTCCATACTGGGCTTTTTTATGGGGCTGCTGGGAGCGCTCCTGGGCATCGGAGGAGGCGTAATAGCCGTTCCTGTTCAGGTACACCAGTTCAAGGTCCCGCTCAGGAACGCTATAGCTAATTCGCTTGGCACGATAGTGTTAGCGTCTTCACTGGGAGCCCTGATCTATATTTCAATAAATGCCGGCAGGTTATTCTCCCCGGATGATGTGATAGAGTCGATAATATTCATAGCACCGGGCTCGATAATCGGCGCGACGTTGAGCGCAAAGACGTCGAAAAGATTACCTGAGAGATATATAAAGTATATTTTCTATGCCACGGTAGCCTATATCGCCTATAGGATGATAACAAGTGGCCTGGGTATGTAA
- a CDS encoding PAS domain S-box protein yields the protein MINIDRQRLEKNMPTLKNVIMIAAFIYATVSAALQFYGYNEYYYIQPFFIVIILASAWHYRKGILLAIFLGVFHIGITYHHFGLILPVVVARVILFILVAVIISEIFREKKDLDIKLHETNNRLSNIIQFYPDATWTIDNDGKITAWNKAMEKLTGKIASDMVGKGNCEYSLLFYGSRSPMLIDIIGIMDDSLLQKKDFRLEAMTVNSSLNGKDVTLHEKAGKLYDVDGNAIGAIESITNETEYKKLEETLIESEKRFRNIVESSNDIIWEMDENAGYTYMSPNVKDILGYEPEDIVGKKPYDIMPPDQIRISKERSLNVFSDKRPVIVEDKFLHKDGRQIIFEVSAVPVLNSKGELKGFRGIARDISKRKRSEEELKELTSKVNQQASTLDAILSASPDIIMMIDRDLRCIYVNPAFMRSTRPEDKNIMGKRFPDLKVDPYFKKRLTDEINNVFSSVEPLTNEWSYDHLGSTFYYEYIISPIVDTDGKVNAVVVTARDITGRKSTEDALIQSEARFKAIFKNAGIGIKLVDMDGSIIESNPVYQRMVGYTEDELRYKKVSEITYPGDLDTNNARHRELVEGKQDSFQIVKRYVKKDGNIVWVRLTDSLVYDIGGNPLYTIGMVEDITEHKKAEEALQESESKFRILMETVSSAVIILQDDLLKFANPAAEEVTGYRREELYSMDPESLLKHIPLDKQKMLFDYKYARLTGASAPLRYEIKIFTKNMYEKWVDITCGVINFEEKPAILVTGFDVTERKRYEKKLHDSESSLRRITDNMMDMISQTDISGIFQYVSPSHKAILGYDPNDLLGRSVLDFVHPDDREKVRRDISEAIFSASRGKSSFRYRHADGHYIWDETIGNVLCNDSGDKIGAIFCGRDITERKLVEDQIKASLREKDVLLKEVHHRVKNNLQIVSSLLSLQSGYVRDERDVELFRESQNRVKSMAFIHERMYQSKDLSRIDFEEYIQSLTMHLLRSYGASGDRIVLNMDVDNVLLGVDTAIPCGLIVNELVSNSLKYAFPDGEKGSISVGLHNDNGKYILVVGDNGIGLPEDLDLRNTTTLGLQLVNTLVNQLEGEMELERDSGTLFRIMFKEIIKEKGIIDDE from the coding sequence ATGATCAACATTGACAGGCAGCGGTTAGAGAAAAATATGCCGACCTTAAAGAACGTCATTATGATAGCCGCCTTTATATATGCCACAGTGTCTGCCGCATTACAGTTTTATGGCTATAATGAATATTATTATATACAGCCATTTTTTATCGTCATCATACTCGCATCTGCATGGCATTATAGAAAAGGGATATTACTAGCCATATTCTTAGGGGTCTTCCATATCGGGATAACTTATCACCACTTTGGCTTGATTCTTCCAGTGGTCGTGGCCAGAGTAATACTGTTCATTCTCGTAGCGGTCATAATAAGTGAAATATTCAGAGAGAAAAAAGATCTGGACATCAAGTTACATGAGACAAATAACAGGCTATCTAACATTATCCAGTTCTATCCTGACGCCACCTGGACAATAGATAATGACGGGAAGATCACCGCATGGAACAAGGCGATGGAAAAACTGACAGGAAAAATAGCCTCCGATATGGTAGGAAAAGGTAACTGTGAATACTCTTTGCTCTTTTACGGTTCAAGAAGCCCTATGCTGATAGATATTATCGGGATCATGGATGATAGCCTTCTACAGAAAAAGGATTTCAGGCTGGAAGCGATGACTGTCAACTCATCCTTGAACGGTAAGGATGTCACACTACATGAAAAAGCGGGAAAGCTGTATGACGTTGACGGGAATGCCATCGGAGCCATTGAATCGATAACAAACGAGACGGAATACAAAAAACTGGAAGAAACCCTGATAGAGAGCGAAAAGAGATTTCGTAACATCGTGGAGAGCAGTAACGACATAATCTGGGAGATGGATGAGAATGCCGGCTACACGTACATGAGCCCCAATGTCAAGGACATCCTGGGTTACGAGCCGGAAGATATCGTCGGGAAAAAACCTTATGATATCATGCCCCCGGACCAGATACGTATTTCGAAGGAAAGGTCCTTGAATGTCTTTTCTGATAAAAGACCGGTGATCGTAGAGGATAAATTCCTGCACAAGGACGGGCGGCAAATAATCTTTGAGGTCAGCGCAGTCCCGGTCTTAAACAGTAAAGGGGAGTTAAAAGGTTTCCGGGGCATAGCCAGAGACATATCGAAGCGTAAAAGATCCGAAGAGGAACTAAAAGAATTAACCTCAAAGGTCAATCAGCAGGCGAGCACGCTTGATGCGATATTATCTGCGTCGCCTGACATCATAATGATGATCGACAGGGATCTAAGATGCATATATGTAAATCCGGCATTCATGAGATCGACCCGGCCGGAAGATAAAAATATCATGGGTAAAAGGTTTCCGGACCTTAAGGTCGATCCTTATTTCAAGAAAAGGTTAACTGATGAGATAAACAACGTTTTTTCGAGCGTCGAACCGCTGACTAATGAATGGTCCTACGATCACTTAGGTTCTACATTTTATTACGAGTACATAATCAGCCCCATAGTGGATACTGATGGTAAAGTGAATGCGGTCGTAGTCACGGCCAGGGATATCACTGGACGTAAAAGTACCGAAGATGCGCTCATACAGAGCGAGGCCAGGTTCAAGGCCATTTTCAAGAACGCAGGCATCGGTATCAAGCTGGTGGATATGGACGGCAGTATAATAGAGAGCAATCCGGTTTACCAGAGGATGGTCGGATATACGGAGGATGAGCTTCGATATAAAAAAGTATCCGAGATAACTTATCCCGGCGATCTGGATACAAATAATGCGCGACACAGGGAACTGGTGGAAGGTAAACAGGATAGTTTCCAGATCGTGAAACGATACGTCAAAAAGGACGGGAATATCGTATGGGTCCGGCTGACAGATTCCCTGGTGTATGACATCGGCGGTAACCCGCTTTATACGATAGGCATGGTCGAGGACATCACGGAGCATAAGAAAGCAGAAGAGGCTTTGCAGGAAAGCGAATCAAAGTTCAGGATATTGATGGAGACCGTCTCTTCCGCAGTCATCATCTTACAGGACGACCTTTTAAAGTTCGCCAACCCTGCCGCTGAAGAGGTAACAGGCTACAGGAGAGAAGAGCTTTATTCTATGGACCCCGAATCTTTGCTAAAGCACATACCTCTGGATAAGCAAAAAATGCTCTTTGACTATAAGTACGCAAGATTGACCGGGGCATCGGCCCCATTGAGATATGAGATCAAGATATTCACGAAGAACATGTATGAGAAGTGGGTGGACATAACATGCGGTGTGATCAATTTTGAAGAAAAGCCTGCCATACTCGTAACAGGATTCGATGTCACTGAGCGTAAAAGATACGAGAAAAAATTGCACGACAGTGAGTCCAGCCTTCGCAGGATAACTGATAATATGATGGATATGATTAGCCAGACAGACATTAGCGGCATCTTCCAGTACGTAAGCCCTTCACACAAGGCAATACTCGGCTATGATCCGAACGACCTCTTAGGCAGGTCTGTACTGGATTTCGTACATCCTGACGACAGAGAGAAGGTCAGGCGCGACATCAGTGAGGCGATTTTCAGCGCATCCAGGGGGAAGTCATCGTTCCGATACCGTCATGCCGACGGGCATTATATATGGGACGAGACGATAGGCAACGTATTATGCAACGATAGCGGCGATAAGATCGGCGCCATATTTTGCGGAAGGGATATAACTGAACGTAAGCTGGTGGAGGACCAGATCAAAGCCTCGCTGAGAGAAAAGGATGTGCTGTTAAAAGAGGTACATCACAGAGTTAAAAATAACCTGCAGATAGTCTCAAGCCTGCTAAGCCTCCAGTCGGGATACGTAAGGGATGAGAGAGACGTCGAGCTGTTCAGGGAAAGCCAGAACAGGGTAAAATCCATGGCGTTCATACATGAGAGAATGTACCAGTCAAAGGATCTCTCAAGGATAGACTTTGAAGAATACATCCAGAGCCTGACTATGCACCTGCTCAGGTCTTACGGGGCCAGCGGGGACAGGATCGTCTTGAACATGGACGTCGATAATGTTTTACTGGGCGTGGACACTGCGATCCCGTGCGGCCTAATAGTAAACGAGCTTGTATCCAATTCATTAAAGTATGCATTCCCGGATGGTGAAAAAGGAAGCATATCGGTAGGATTGCATAATGACAACGGTAAATATATTCTAGTTGTAGGAGATAATGGTATAGGTTTGCCAGAAGACCTTGATCTCCGCAATACAACGACCCTGGGTTTACAGCTAGTCAACACGCTGGTTAACCAGCTCGAAGGCGAAATGGAGCTGGAGAGGGACAGTGGTACGTTATTCAGGATAATGTTCAAGGAAATAATTAAAGAAAAAGGGATTATCGATGACGAATGA
- a CDS encoding H/ACA ribonucleoprotein complex subunit GAR1: MKRLGIVSHLSAHGYLIVRSEDSSLPRINAKIVNKKMDRIGTVYDVFGPEKSPYISIKLDRKMTQSGVQALMKERVYVA; encoded by the coding sequence TTGAAGCGACTTGGCATTGTTTCACATTTATCGGCTCATGGTTATCTTATCGTTCGTTCAGAGGATAGTTCACTTCCCCGGATAAACGCAAAGATAGTCAATAAAAAAATGGATAGGATCGGAACTGTTTATGATGTCTTCGGACCTGAAAAGTCTCCGTACATATCCATAAAGCTGGACAGGAAAATGACCCAGTCCGGCGTACAGGCCCTTATGAAAGAGCGAGTATACGTAGCATGA